The following are from one region of the Carnobacterium gallinarum DSM 4847 genome:
- a CDS encoding response regulator transcription factor, producing the protein MYRMLLVDDEYMILEGLKKLIPWQQLGIEISGTAKNGQEALQFVRENEVDIVISDVTMPLLSGIEFIRLAQEEAIYFHFLMLSGYQEFDYVKEGLRMGADNYLIKPVDKVELVETLEKTIAAIKKEEEQLETQSVLFDYLLQGWIHDEIDYIELRKHMKHYQYDLADSYYTVLIIDFPIESEEVLTKFFSQQNQGLYYKSSDTEEFIVVFSGSEAELQLFVLDFQELNQRNQKCFFIAIGETIEGLTEVASSYNHALHGIQIHDFYQVKGMEPSGFLETSTGLLPQISFVAFNQALSIRDVATIHTEIAGILELMRQQGTLPDYSRHMTFLIFMDLYRQFETLDEIFYQTSFEKIANAQSFEALQQVIEDTLVEIKGVKKERSYSGNTQRMLEIIMERYSEDLSLKLVADELYLNVMYLGQIFKKETKKSFSQYLNQYRIKEAQNLLVHSDNNVNEIAVSVGYTSAGYFYKNFKKICGISPKEFRERFVTGYNPIDS; encoded by the coding sequence ATGTATCGAATGTTGTTGGTAGATGATGAATACATGATTTTAGAAGGATTAAAAAAATTGATTCCGTGGCAGCAATTAGGAATAGAAATTAGTGGAACTGCTAAAAATGGGCAGGAGGCTTTACAGTTTGTTAGAGAAAATGAAGTCGATATTGTCATTTCGGATGTTACGATGCCTTTGCTATCAGGAATTGAGTTTATTCGATTAGCCCAGGAAGAAGCCATTTATTTTCACTTTTTAATGTTATCAGGTTATCAAGAATTTGACTATGTAAAAGAAGGTTTACGGATGGGTGCCGATAATTATTTAATTAAACCGGTGGATAAGGTTGAATTAGTTGAAACATTGGAAAAAACAATTGCTGCAATCAAAAAAGAGGAAGAGCAATTGGAAACTCAAAGTGTGTTATTTGATTATCTTTTGCAAGGTTGGATTCATGATGAAATTGATTATATTGAACTAAGAAAACATATGAAGCACTATCAATATGATTTAGCTGATAGCTATTATACTGTATTAATTATTGATTTTCCTATTGAAAGTGAAGAGGTGTTAACAAAATTTTTTAGTCAACAAAATCAAGGTCTTTATTATAAATCAAGTGATACAGAAGAGTTCATTGTTGTTTTTTCAGGATCAGAAGCAGAGCTTCAATTATTTGTGCTAGACTTTCAAGAACTGAATCAACGCAATCAAAAATGCTTTTTTATAGCAATTGGAGAAACAATAGAAGGATTAACGGAAGTTGCTTCTAGTTACAATCATGCGCTTCATGGGATTCAAATTCATGATTTCTATCAAGTTAAAGGAATGGAGCCAAGTGGGTTTTTAGAAACATCAACGGGATTATTGCCACAAATTTCTTTTGTTGCCTTTAATCAAGCTCTTTCGATTCGAGATGTTGCGACGATTCATACTGAAATCGCTGGAATATTAGAATTAATGCGACAACAGGGAACATTACCTGATTATTCAAGACACATGACCTTTTTGATTTTTATGGATTTATATCGTCAATTTGAAACGTTAGATGAAATTTTTTATCAGACTAGCTTTGAAAAAATCGCGAATGCTCAATCTTTTGAAGCACTACAACAAGTAATTGAAGATACCTTAGTTGAGATTAAAGGGGTTAAAAAGGAGCGGTCTTATAGCGGCAATACACAGCGTATGTTAGAAATTATTATGGAACGTTATTCAGAGGATTTATCTTTAAAATTAGTGGCAGATGAGTTGTATTTAAATGTCATGTATTTAGGTCAAATTTTTAAAAAAGAAACGAAAAAAAGTTTTTCACAATATTTAAATCAGTATCGAATTAAAGAAGCGCAAAATCTATTGGTTCATTCGGATAATAATGTTAATGAAATTGCGGTTTCTGTGGGTTATACAAGTGCTGGATATTTTTATAAAAATTTTAAGAAAATTTGTGGTATTTCACCAAAAGAGTTTCGTGAGCGTTTTGTAACAGGATATAATCCAATAGATAGCTAA
- a CDS encoding T7SS effector LXG polymorphic toxin, with protein sequence MSIDMYVSNSKSQATSVSTMCKQQVEGYESVQKAINDFVLNAPFLTGKAYDSAKSYYSLVLLPLAKGGTLLSEAVEQAVKKFPEDYTAQVDSGDLKQAELEEKIQQADRLLSQVENIRTELMSGDTPALIKTFQLTTNTMMIGLYSNVKKELEEKLHKLLAFNASSPRIFSEISSLQQAVNQGLAQTKTAWSAATGTFVVPSTSELGWAMFIKEFQRNKNNKTEKISGVYLEKGIYGGNQSSPLEAYKDGDSRIADIIKNYYPNMTDKKIKHYLQKLENEGCGYVALVNTFLTYYDGSEKNFEKVFGFPLYNLVNGEKSINYNYLIADLYASQDNHDSEGILFWKKDKINNNEDPSSTEGAGTTATMREYRFENYMKEHSIKVNVINTEGFLGTSSINADIENYDQYHSKGSIIISVSPIKMTDSKGNDYTSNGGHAMTVTGKTKDGKLIVSSWGEKFYINPSDYETKGYRATFQVIDYEK encoded by the coding sequence ATGAGCATTGACATGTATGTATCTAATTCTAAAAGTCAAGCAACAAGCGTGAGTACCATGTGTAAACAACAGGTTGAAGGATATGAATCTGTACAAAAAGCCATTAATGATTTTGTATTGAATGCACCGTTTCTCACAGGTAAAGCCTATGATTCTGCAAAATCTTATTATTCTTTGGTTCTGTTGCCATTAGCAAAAGGCGGTACATTATTGTCTGAAGCAGTAGAACAAGCAGTAAAAAAATTTCCAGAAGACTATACTGCACAAGTAGACAGTGGCGATTTGAAACAAGCAGAATTGGAAGAAAAAATTCAACAAGCAGATCGATTACTTAGTCAAGTTGAAAATATTAGAACGGAATTGATGTCAGGAGACACACCTGCTTTAATCAAGACTTTTCAGTTAACTACAAATACAATGATGATAGGACTATATAGCAATGTAAAAAAAGAATTAGAAGAAAAATTACACAAACTATTGGCATTTAATGCTAGTTCCCCTCGTATTTTTTCAGAAATTAGTTCTTTACAACAAGCTGTGAATCAAGGGTTAGCTCAAACGAAAACCGCATGGAGTGCAGCAACTGGAACATTTGTAGTGCCATCTACTTCTGAATTAGGTTGGGCAATGTTTATAAAAGAATTTCAAAGAAATAAAAATAATAAAACAGAAAAAATTTCAGGTGTTTATTTAGAAAAAGGTATTTATGGCGGTAATCAGAGTTCTCCACTTGAAGCTTACAAAGATGGTGATAGTAGAATTGCAGATATTATTAAGAACTATTATCCGAATATGACCGATAAGAAAATAAAGCACTATTTACAAAAATTAGAAAATGAAGGTTGTGGATATGTAGCACTAGTCAATACATTTTTAACTTATTATGATGGTTCAGAAAAAAACTTTGAAAAAGTATTTGGTTTCCCTTTATATAACCTTGTAAATGGGGAAAAATCAATTAATTATAATTATTTAATTGCTGATTTATATGCAAGTCAAGATAATCACGATTCAGAAGGGATTTTATTCTGGAAAAAAGATAAAATCAATAATAACGAAGATCCAAGTTCCACAGAAGGGGCTGGAACTACAGCTACTATGAGAGAGTACAGATTCGAGAATTATATGAAAGAGCATTCAATTAAAGTAAACGTTATAAATACTGAAGGATTTTTAGGAACATCTTCAATAAATGCAGACATAGAAAACTATGATCAGTACCATAGTAAAGGATCTATCATTATTTCTGTATCACCTATTAAAATGACAGATTCAAAAGGAAACGATTACACCTCGAATGGCGGTCATGCTATGACGGTGACAGGGAAAACGAAAGATGGAAAGTTGATTGTTTCATCGTGGGGAGAAAAATTTTATATTAATCCTAGTGACTATGAAACAAAAGGATACCGTGCTACTTTTCAGGTAATTGATTATGAAAAATAA
- a CDS encoding DUF3958 family protein produces the protein MDKWKMLRAKEHDLLETEEITSKEARKTTQIKEQYQEHFHEAQRFLEECCYMFHKNDQSYFFESTMDEFSHESRKVLVQLENSEEVIHRQKKKIQQDLEDITYEKRRVILEEQEERK, from the coding sequence ATGGACAAATGGAAAATGTTACGAGCCAAAGAACATGATCTGTTAGAAACAGAGGAAATAACCAGTAAAGAAGCAAGAAAAACTACTCAAATTAAAGAGCAGTACCAAGAACATTTCCATGAAGCGCAACGATTTTTGGAGGAGTGTTGTTACATGTTTCATAAAAATGATCAATCCTATTTTTTTGAATCTACTATGGATGAATTCTCTCATGAATCAAGAAAAGTGTTGGTTCAGTTGGAAAATTCGGAAGAGGTTATACATAGACAAAAGAAGAAAATTCAACAAGATTTAGAAGATATTACTTATGAAAAGCGAAGAGTTATATTGGAAGAACAGGAGGAAAGAAAATGA
- a CDS encoding TIGR04197 family type VII secretion effector, protein MVGIKSDFGGANQKATALKSATDKLVQSTSVTNDTQTTVLGNANAQEVIQQAQETARQVAEAIISASSNLQSVAEGFQELDQQVGQRFLQSLGGLH, encoded by the coding sequence ATGGTAGGTATAAAGAGCGATTTTGGCGGCGCAAATCAAAAAGCAACCGCATTAAAAAGCGCAACAGACAAGCTAGTTCAATCCACTTCGGTAACAAATGATACTCAAACAACTGTTTTAGGAAATGCAAATGCGCAAGAAGTTATCCAACAAGCACAAGAAACGGCGAGACAAGTTGCAGAAGCGATAATATCTGCTTCTTCTAACCTACAAAGTGTTGCGGAAGGCTTCCAAGAATTAGACCAACAAGTTGGACAGCGTTTCTTGCAATCTCTTGGAGGATTACATTAA
- a CDS encoding P-II family nitrogen regulator, which yields MKKIEAIIREEKLEALKQALHSEANITGMTVQQVLGFGKQLGWKEYYRGNEVIINLVPKVEIKLVVTSETVDQVIDIIIETCRTGEVGDGKIFVTTLDECIRIRTGERGIDAV from the coding sequence ATGAAAAAAATTGAAGCGATTATTCGAGAAGAAAAATTAGAAGCTTTAAAACAAGCCTTACATTCAGAGGCAAATATTACCGGAATGACGGTTCAGCAAGTTTTGGGATTTGGGAAACAATTAGGTTGGAAAGAATACTATCGTGGCAATGAAGTCATTATTAATCTCGTTCCTAAAGTTGAGATTAAATTAGTTGTCACTTCTGAAACAGTTGATCAAGTGATTGATATTATTATTGAAACCTGTCGAACAGGTGAAGTTGGCGATGGCAAAATATTCGTGACAACTTTAGATGAATGCATCCGGATTCGGACAGGTGAACGCGGGATTGATGCAGTCTAA
- a CDS encoding ammonium transporter: MIDTGDTAFILLCGALVFLMTLGLAFFYGGMVRRKNTLNTMMSVLFTCGLASVLWIAVGYSLSFGGNIGGFIGNFNNLFFNGVSSSPNPTYSATIPETLFAAFQMMFSIITPALIYGAVAERMKFSTFFVFIAIWLVVVYYPMAHMVWGEGGFLAEIGSVDFAGGNVVHISSGVTGLVLAIVVGKRRDFGRLNYRPHNIPFVILGAFLLWFGWFGFNAGSSLGANGLAVHALLTTNTAAATAMLSWMFIEKITQGKPTIMGAITGAVVGLVAITPGAGFVPIWSSFIIGAVVSPLCFFFISKLKHKWGLDDSLDAFGCHGLGGIWGGIATGIFAKSSINDVAKWDGLIYGETRLFVAQVISIVITIAFAAIASLIIIFILKQFMPLRVTDNEEVLGLDLVEHDESAYPTFMGMDS; this comes from the coding sequence ATGATTGATACAGGGGATACAGCATTTATTCTATTATGTGGAGCATTAGTTTTCCTAATGACTCTTGGTCTAGCCTTTTTTTATGGCGGAATGGTAAGGCGGAAAAATACATTAAATACGATGATGTCCGTTTTATTTACATGTGGTTTAGCTTCAGTTTTATGGATTGCAGTTGGTTATAGCCTATCTTTTGGGGGAAATATTGGTGGCTTTATTGGAAATTTTAATAATCTATTTTTTAATGGAGTGTCTAGTAGTCCAAATCCAACTTATTCAGCTACTATACCAGAAACACTTTTTGCAGCATTTCAAATGATGTTTTCAATTATAACACCAGCATTGATTTATGGTGCAGTTGCTGAGCGAATGAAATTTTCTACATTTTTTGTATTTATTGCAATTTGGCTAGTAGTCGTTTATTATCCAATGGCACATATGGTTTGGGGCGAAGGTGGTTTCTTAGCTGAAATCGGCTCAGTTGATTTTGCTGGTGGAAATGTGGTTCATATTAGTTCAGGAGTTACAGGATTAGTCTTGGCGATTGTAGTAGGAAAACGACGTGATTTTGGTCGCTTAAACTACCGTCCTCACAATATTCCTTTTGTCATTTTAGGAGCTTTCTTACTTTGGTTTGGCTGGTTTGGTTTTAATGCTGGAAGTAGTCTAGGAGCTAACGGATTAGCCGTTCATGCCTTGTTAACAACAAATACTGCTGCTGCAACAGCGATGCTTTCTTGGATGTTCATTGAAAAAATTACTCAAGGAAAACCAACTATAATGGGAGCTATCACTGGAGCTGTTGTCGGTCTAGTTGCAATTACTCCTGGAGCTGGATTCGTCCCTATTTGGAGTTCATTCATTATTGGTGCAGTTGTCAGTCCTTTATGCTTCTTCTTTATTTCAAAATTAAAGCATAAATGGGGCTTAGATGATTCTTTAGATGCTTTTGGTTGTCATGGATTAGGTGGAATCTGGGGTGGAATTGCAACTGGCATCTTTGCAAAAAGTTCGATTAATGATGTTGCTAAATGGGATGGCTTAATTTATGGCGAAACACGCTTGTTTGTTGCTCAAGTGATTAGTATTGTCATAACAATTGCTTTCGCTGCCATTGCATCATTGATTATTATTTTCATTCTAAAACAATTTATGCCATTGCGTGTGACAGACAATGAAGAAGTTTTAGGACTTGATCTTGTTGAACATGATGAAAGTGCTTATCCAACCTTTATGGGAATGGATTCTTAA
- a CDS encoding phosphate/phosphite/phosphonate ABC transporter substrate-binding protein — protein MKNFKKLFLVGLGLTLAVTLAACGGGSNDSKKEEAYVPKELKVQFVPSQAAETLEAKAKPLEKLLSAELGIPVKVSVSTDYNTIIEAMASKQVDIGFLPPNAYVIAHEQNNAKVLLQAQRYGISQPGGKKTDSLVDSYKAMIVVKKGSNIKDLKDLKGKKIATQDVTSSAGYVWPAAEMKKAGVDIEKNNITTVQVKGHDQAILSVLNGDVDAAFIFEDARNNVVKDVPTIFDQVEPMYFTEPIPNDTITARGDMSEEWNKKIQDAFIKIGESKEGKAIVSAIYTHEGYVKSKDSNFDIVREYAKEVGQ, from the coding sequence ATGAAAAACTTTAAAAAGTTATTTCTAGTAGGTTTAGGTTTAACATTAGCTGTAACATTAGCAGCTTGTGGTGGAGGAAGCAATGATAGTAAAAAGGAAGAAGCATATGTTCCAAAAGAATTAAAGGTACAGTTTGTTCCTTCTCAAGCAGCTGAAACATTAGAAGCAAAAGCAAAACCATTAGAAAAATTACTTTCAGCAGAATTAGGAATTCCTGTTAAAGTAAGCGTTTCGACTGACTATAATACAATTATTGAAGCAATGGCATCAAAACAAGTGGATATCGGTTTCTTACCACCTAATGCATATGTAATTGCACATGAACAAAATAATGCAAAAGTGTTATTGCAAGCACAACGTTACGGTATTTCACAACCAGGCGGTAAAAAGACAGATAGTTTAGTAGATTCTTATAAAGCAATGATTGTTGTTAAAAAAGGTAGCAATATTAAAGACCTTAAAGATTTAAAAGGCAAAAAAATTGCAACACAAGATGTAACATCTTCAGCAGGATACGTTTGGCCAGCAGCTGAAATGAAAAAAGCCGGTGTTGATATTGAGAAAAATAATATTACGACCGTTCAAGTAAAAGGACATGATCAAGCGATTCTTTCAGTTTTAAATGGTGATGTTGATGCAGCCTTTATTTTTGAAGATGCACGTAATAACGTTGTAAAAGATGTTCCTACTATTTTTGATCAAGTTGAACCAATGTACTTTACAGAACCAATTCCAAATGACACAATTACTGCTCGTGGCGATATGAGTGAAGAATGGAATAAAAAGATTCAAGATGCTTTCATTAAAATCGGTGAATCAAAAGAAGGTAAAGCAATTGTGTCAGCAATTTATACACATGAAGGTTATGTAAAATCTAAAGATAGTAATTTTGATATCGTTCGTGAGTATGCAAAAGAAGTTGGTCAATAA
- the phnC gene encoding phosphonate ABC transporter ATP-binding protein: MASNASIISFKNVSKVYPNGVQGLKNLNIEIKKGEFVIVVGLSGAGKSTMLRSINRLHEISQGDIQIDGQSITHAKGKNLRLIRRDIGMIFQSFNLVKRSSVLRNVLTGRVAYHSTFKTMFGLFPKEDKEMAYKALKRVNLAEKVYTRADELSGGQQQRVSIARALSQEPKIILADEPVASLDPLTTAKVMDDLRRINQDLGITIVVNLHSVELARQYGTRIIGLRDGEVVFDGPVAEATDETLRGIYGEKILEATEGAAV; this comes from the coding sequence ATGGCATCCAATGCATCAATTATTTCATTTAAGAATGTAAGCAAGGTTTATCCTAATGGTGTACAAGGATTGAAAAATCTAAATATTGAGATTAAGAAAGGTGAATTTGTCATTGTAGTTGGTCTTTCAGGAGCTGGAAAAAGTACCATGCTTCGTTCAATCAATCGCCTTCATGAAATTTCTCAAGGTGATATTCAAATTGATGGTCAATCAATAACACATGCAAAAGGCAAAAATTTACGTTTAATTCGTCGCGATATTGGCATGATTTTCCAAAGTTTTAATTTAGTTAAACGTTCTAGTGTTTTACGAAATGTGTTAACAGGACGTGTGGCTTATCATTCAACGTTTAAAACTATGTTTGGACTGTTCCCTAAAGAAGATAAAGAAATGGCTTATAAAGCTTTAAAACGTGTGAATTTAGCCGAGAAAGTATATACGCGTGCAGATGAACTTTCTGGTGGACAACAACAACGGGTATCAATTGCTAGAGCATTAAGTCAAGAGCCAAAAATCATTTTAGCAGATGAACCAGTTGCTTCATTAGACCCTTTGACAACAGCTAAAGTAATGGACGATTTAAGAAGAATTAATCAAGACTTAGGAATTACTATCGTTGTCAATCTTCATTCAGTTGAGCTTGCTCGTCAATATGGAACTCGTATTATTGGTTTGCGTGACGGCGAAGTAGTTTTTGACGGACCTGTGGCTGAAGCGACAGATGAAACATTACGTGGTATTTACGGTGAAAAAATTCTTGAAGCAACTGAGGGGGCAGCTGTATGA
- the phnE gene encoding phosphonate ABC transporter, permease protein PhnE, translating to MNTKPDLLPKGKSKLKNVIWLVLFIIAFTYSANLSGVNLSQLFSNGSQMTVILKKMAQPDWSYTEVVIEPLLETIRMAILGTTFGALVALPFSLLAARNIIKNKVVNGILRFILNIIRTIPDLMLAAVFVAIVGIGPVAGIITLSIFSFGMISKLFYEAIETIDDGPVEALTASGANKMQIIRYAIFPQVSSHFFSYLLYAFEINVRASTVLGYIGAGGIGIYLQRSLSQFRYDRTAIIVLVIFAVVLVIDTISNKLRERLL from the coding sequence ATGAACACAAAGCCCGACTTATTGCCAAAAGGAAAAAGTAAATTAAAAAATGTCATTTGGTTGGTGCTTTTTATTATTGCTTTTACTTATAGTGCCAATTTATCTGGTGTGAATCTATCACAACTTTTTTCAAATGGTAGTCAAATGACTGTTATTTTAAAGAAGATGGCTCAACCAGATTGGAGTTACACAGAAGTTGTCATTGAACCGTTACTAGAAACAATTCGGATGGCTATTTTAGGCACAACTTTTGGGGCGCTGGTGGCCTTACCCTTCTCATTATTAGCTGCTCGTAATATCATTAAGAATAAAGTAGTTAATGGAATTTTACGTTTTATTTTAAATATTATTCGGACGATTCCTGATTTAATGTTAGCTGCTGTTTTTGTTGCAATTGTTGGGATTGGACCAGTTGCTGGGATTATTACCTTATCTATTTTCTCTTTTGGGATGATTTCAAAGTTATTTTATGAAGCGATTGAAACGATTGATGACGGACCTGTTGAGGCCTTAACAGCTTCAGGTGCAAATAAAATGCAAATCATTCGTTATGCAATCTTTCCTCAAGTAAGTAGTCATTTTTTCAGTTATTTATTGTATGCTTTTGAAATCAATGTGCGTGCGTCAACCGTTCTTGGTTATATCGGTGCGGGTGGGATTGGGATTTACCTACAGCGTTCATTGAGTCAATTTAGATACGATCGAACTGCGATTATTGTATTAGTTATTTTTGCAGTCGTATTAGTCATTGATACGATTAGTAACAAGTTAAGGGAGAGATTACTATAA
- the phnE gene encoding phosphonate ABC transporter, permease protein PhnE: MLPTQPKKNRYKTIALVVILALVYIWAFAGTPFEGIKDTAWTVTKSILNGLFHPDWSYVYTGDGEDLISMLIQTIAIAFLGTFISAILSLPFAFWAARNKKSNRAISTSGKFVLTAIRTFPEIVLAIMFIKTVGPGSFAGVLAVSIHSIGMLAKLYSEAIENMDQGPGESVTSAGGNKVNVLFFATLPQLVPEFISYTLYRFELAVRSASILGIVGAGGIGTPMIFAIDARSWDRVGIILIGIIVMVTCIDLISGTLRKRLV, from the coding sequence ATGTTACCGACTCAACCAAAGAAAAATAGATACAAAACAATCGCCCTTGTTGTTATTTTAGCCCTTGTTTATATTTGGGCATTTGCAGGAACCCCTTTTGAAGGAATAAAAGACACGGCATGGACAGTAACAAAATCAATTTTGAATGGATTATTTCATCCAGATTGGTCTTATGTTTATACAGGTGATGGTGAAGATTTAATTAGTATGTTAATTCAAACAATTGCAATTGCATTCTTAGGAACCTTTATTTCTGCAATTTTAAGTTTGCCATTTGCTTTCTGGGCAGCTCGTAATAAAAAAAGCAATCGTGCTATTTCAACAAGTGGAAAATTTGTTTTAACAGCGATTCGGACATTTCCAGAAATTGTATTAGCCATTATGTTTATTAAAACTGTTGGGCCTGGTTCTTTTGCTGGGGTGTTAGCTGTCAGTATTCACTCCATTGGAATGTTAGCAAAACTTTACAGTGAAGCGATTGAAAATATGGATCAGGGTCCAGGGGAATCAGTGACTAGTGCTGGTGGGAATAAAGTGAATGTTTTATTCTTTGCTACTTTACCTCAATTAGTTCCTGAGTTTATCTCGTATACCTTATATCGTTTTGAATTAGCTGTTCGTTCGGCTTCAATTCTAGGGATTGTTGGTGCTGGAGGAATTGGGACACCGATGATTTTTGCAATTGATGCGCGTTCATGGGATCGTGTAGGAATTATTTTAATTGGTATTATTGTAATGGTTACATGTATTGATTTGATTTCTGGAACCTTACGTAAACGATTAGTGTAA
- a CDS encoding bifunctional metallophosphatase/5'-nucleotidase, producing MELTILATSDVHGYIEPSNFSSRNQNLPFGLAKAATVIKAEQEKAVGPVILIENGDFIQGSPLSYYIAKRRAKEDPTPLVAGLNTIQYDVGILGNHEFNMGLAYLNQAIQAVNHPVICANILNEAGEPAFGKAYQIIEKEGVKIAILGLTTAYIPNWEHPNHIKGLTFKSIVETAKEYVPKLRQLADIVIVSYHGGFEKDLVTGEATEVLTGENEGYDLVTEIAGIDALITGHQHRVIATKVNNVPIIQPGFRGEYVGEIKLSIEKTATGYQVVSSEAELLATGDATPDSTIMTQIAPITAEIEDWLDQPLGKVEGDMTIKDSNQARIYEHPYVEFIQKVQMEASGTDISGTALFNNEGTGFNSVITMRDVVTNYIYPNTLAVLRVSGADLKAALERSASFFQVEADGSIGVNPAFVDPKPEYYNYDMYEGIEYTINVKKPIGERIVALSYHGNPVLPTDSFEVTANQYRAVGGGDYAMYDASKIIREVQIDMTELIADYLVKHPVIQATANQNFKVMID from the coding sequence ATGGAATTAACAATTTTAGCAACAAGCGATGTACATGGATATATTGAACCAAGTAATTTTAGTAGTCGCAATCAGAATCTACCTTTTGGATTAGCTAAAGCTGCCACAGTCATTAAGGCAGAACAAGAAAAAGCTGTTGGACCTGTTATTCTAATTGAAAATGGAGACTTTATTCAAGGATCGCCATTAAGTTACTATATTGCAAAACGTCGTGCTAAAGAAGATCCAACGCCATTAGTTGCGGGTTTAAATACGATTCAATATGATGTAGGAATATTAGGGAATCATGAGTTTAATATGGGCTTAGCATACTTAAATCAGGCAATTCAAGCTGTGAATCATCCTGTTATTTGTGCCAATATTTTAAATGAAGCAGGGGAACCAGCTTTTGGGAAAGCCTATCAGATTATTGAAAAAGAAGGCGTTAAAATAGCCATATTAGGTTTGACGACTGCCTATATCCCTAACTGGGAGCATCCAAATCATATTAAAGGCTTGACCTTCAAAAGTATTGTGGAAACAGCTAAAGAATATGTTCCAAAACTGCGCCAATTAGCGGATATCGTAATTGTTAGTTACCATGGTGGGTTTGAAAAAGATTTGGTGACAGGTGAGGCAACTGAAGTTCTAACTGGCGAAAATGAAGGCTATGACTTAGTGACTGAAATTGCTGGAATCGATGCACTAATTACTGGACATCAGCATCGGGTAATTGCAACTAAAGTAAACAATGTACCAATTATTCAACCAGGTTTTCGTGGAGAATATGTGGGAGAGATTAAGCTATCAATCGAAAAAACAGCAACAGGTTATCAGGTAGTTAGCAGTGAAGCCGAATTATTGGCTACTGGTGATGCAACGCCTGATTCTACGATTATGACACAAATTGCCCCAATAACAGCAGAGATAGAAGATTGGTTAGATCAGCCTTTAGGGAAAGTTGAAGGAGATATGACGATTAAGGATTCAAATCAAGCGCGTATTTATGAACATCCCTATGTTGAGTTTATTCAAAAAGTTCAGATGGAAGCGAGTGGTACTGATATTTCTGGAACAGCATTATTTAATAATGAAGGAACGGGTTTTAATAGTGTGATTACAATGCGAGATGTTGTAACGAATTATATTTATCCAAATACGCTAGCTGTTTTACGTGTATCTGGAGCAGATTTGAAAGCTGCATTAGAGCGTTCTGCCTCATTTTTCCAAGTAGAAGCTGATGGTTCGATTGGGGTTAATCCAGCATTTGTTGATCCTAAGCCTGAGTATTACAACTACGATATGTATGAAGGTATTGAGTATACAATAAACGTGAAGAAACCAATTGGTGAACGAATTGTTGCGTTAAGTTATCATGGCAATCCAGTTCTTCCAACAGACAGCTTTGAGGTGACAGCTAACCAGTATCGCGCAGTCGGTGGTGGAGATTATGCGATGTACGATGCAAGTAAAATTATCCGAGAAGTTCAAATTGATATGACTGAATTGATTGCAGATTATTTAGTGAAACATCCTGTGATTCAGGCGACAGCTAATCAAAATTTTAAGGTAATGATAGACTAA